In Porites lutea chromosome 7, jaPorLute2.1, whole genome shotgun sequence, a single window of DNA contains:
- the LOC140943434 gene encoding uncharacterized protein isoform X2 — MGNGKETAGKLDLGLRTSLGGGLSRNEFPMEARVPIALEFEENYASMSHDFPSTQGDFAGLGQESHSSSHLQFLEVHIKPEPRMNEGSEDFDVDYMMEKPIEFVNGNGTVTEEQERRRIRRERNKVAASKCRKKRKEHVKTLVEASEELENQNNDLQGQISKLQAEIKQLEFMLDSHSCSKYSHSQQEDEEYGLNTT; from the exons ATGGGAAATGGTAAAGAAACCGCTGGGAAGTTAGATTTGGGCCTCCGTACTTCCCTTGGCGGGGGCCTGTCAAGGAACGAGTTCCCTATGGAGGCCAGGGTCCCAATTGCACTGGAGTTTGAAGAG AATTACGCATCCATGTCTCATGATTTTCCATCAACGCAAGGAGACTTCGCTGGCTTGGGGCAAGAAAGTCATTCATCGTCACATTTACAGTTTTTGGAGGTGCACATAAAGCCTGAGCCGAGAATGAACGAGGGCTCGGAAGACTTCGATGTGGACTACATGATGGAGAAGCCGATTGAATTTGTGAATGGAAACGGGACG GTGACAGAAGAACAAGAACGGCGACGGATACGAAGGGAAAGAAACAAAGTTGCCGCGTCTAAATGCCGCAAGAAGAGGAAAGAACATGTCAAAACACTGGTTGAA GCTTCTGAGGAGCTTGAAAATCAAAACAACGACCTTCAGGGACAGATCAGCAAGCTACAGGCAGAAATCAAACAACTGGAATTCATGCTTGACTCACACAGCTGCTCCAAATACTCCCATAGTCAACAGGAAGACGAGGAATATGGATTGAACACAACTTAG
- the LOC140944954 gene encoding uncharacterized protein isoform X2 — MMDVSKNSAYREQQVSSEDATSYTELMNGPMTNSGAKEEVKLGLRKAIKTRRAAQGLEGLPVIEEKRPKIETLSFEEEERRRIRRERNKVAAFKCRQRRKEHMQKLQDESDELDNENSALETELAALKAQRDQLESMLRKHKCLVNSSSNESASLEQLTDVKSPHACSTEVKPTTPTSSAADSVKA; from the exons GTTTCAAGCGAAGATGCGACAAGTTACACGGAGCTTATGAATGGTCCAATGACTAACAGTGGGGCAAAAGAAGAAGTCAAATTAGGACTCAGAAAAGCAATCAAGACTCGGCGAGCAGCGCAGGGCTTAGAAGGGCTGCCTGTCATTGAAGAAAAAAGACCGAAAATCGAGACG ctttcttttgaagaagAAGAGAGGAGGCGAATTAGACGGGAAAGGAACAAGGTAGCGGCTTTTAAATGCAGGCAGCGAAGGAAAGAACACATGCAGAAACTACAAGAC GAAAGTGATGAGTTAGACAATGAAAACAGTGCTCTAGAAACAGAGCTGGCAGCACTTAAAGCTCAGAGAGATCAACTAGAAAGCATGCTAAGGAAGCATAAATGCCTAGTCAACTCTTCGTCAAATGAATCTGCCTCGTTGGAACAGCTAACTGATGTTAAGTCACCCCATGCGTGCTCAACAGAAGTGAAGCCAACAACTCCCACAAGTTCGGCTGCGGATTCTGTGAAAGCTTAA
- the LOC140943434 gene encoding uncharacterized protein isoform X1 codes for MGNGKETAGKLDLGLRTSLGGGLSRNEFPMEARVPIALEFEEQNYASMSHDFPSTQGDFAGLGQESHSSSHLQFLEVHIKPEPRMNEGSEDFDVDYMMEKPIEFVNGNGTVTEEQERRRIRRERNKVAASKCRKKRKEHVKTLVEASEELENQNNDLQGQISKLQAEIKQLEFMLDSHSCSKYSHSQQEDEEYGLNTT; via the exons ATGGGAAATGGTAAAGAAACCGCTGGGAAGTTAGATTTGGGCCTCCGTACTTCCCTTGGCGGGGGCCTGTCAAGGAACGAGTTCCCTATGGAGGCCAGGGTCCCAATTGCACTGGAGTTTGAAGAG CAGAATTACGCATCCATGTCTCATGATTTTCCATCAACGCAAGGAGACTTCGCTGGCTTGGGGCAAGAAAGTCATTCATCGTCACATTTACAGTTTTTGGAGGTGCACATAAAGCCTGAGCCGAGAATGAACGAGGGCTCGGAAGACTTCGATGTGGACTACATGATGGAGAAGCCGATTGAATTTGTGAATGGAAACGGGACG GTGACAGAAGAACAAGAACGGCGACGGATACGAAGGGAAAGAAACAAAGTTGCCGCGTCTAAATGCCGCAAGAAGAGGAAAGAACATGTCAAAACACTGGTTGAA GCTTCTGAGGAGCTTGAAAATCAAAACAACGACCTTCAGGGACAGATCAGCAAGCTACAGGCAGAAATCAAACAACTGGAATTCATGCTTGACTCACACAGCTGCTCCAAATACTCCCATAGTCAACAGGAAGACGAGGAATATGGATTGAACACAACTTAG
- the LOC140943367 gene encoding trace amine-associated receptor 1-like has protein sequence MANPGQSNATGLNGSKTVSPADCSDRFHDGIDNGEFTILTEVSYVLAVIVNSITCPFTILLNALTITAVIKRISLQSNPNILLACLAATDLLCGLVGQPTFILWKTFQLNGIHNNCIVRKIHNWVFALLSLQSVLHVSLVTGERLIAIKFSLRYVEIVNSKNIMAAVMISWVFGFFVQAGVIMSFDSAVSRYFGFLVAFVLTTCILFIISSYAVIFPEIIRHRKMIREQQQSGYEVELRRNGEDQKALRTTLFVAGTLLLSFTPMALTLLLKPKTGYDGIHDVLLPWARTAAMLNSLLNPLIYCWRQDPLRAFFFSILPCTNVPNA, from the coding sequence ATGGCAAATCCTGGGCAAAGTAACGCAACCGGTCTGAACGGCAGTAAAACAGTTTCTCCTGCAGACTGTTCTGATCGTTTTCATGACGGTATTGACAACGGCGAGTTTACCATTCTGACTGAAGTAAGTTATGTCCTCGCAGTAATTGTCAACAGCATCACTTGTCCCTTCACTATATTGCTTAATGCATTGACGATAACAGCAGTGATAAAAAGGATAAGTCTCCAGAGCAATCCTAACATTTTGTTAGCCTGTTTAGCGGCAACTGATCTGCTTTGTGGACTCGTTGGGCAACCAACTTTTATTTTGTGGAAAACGTTCCAGCTCAATGGTATCCATAACAACTGTATTGTTAGGAAAATTCACAACTGGGTTTTCGCTCTGTTGTCTTTGCAGTCAGTTCTACATGTTTCTCTGGTGACTGGTGAAAGATTGATTGCTATTAAATTTTCTTTGCGTTATGTTGAAATAGTAAACTCCAAAAATATTATGGCGGCGGTGATGATCAGCTGGGTGTTCGGTTTTTTTGTCCAAGCTGGCGTCATCATGTCTTTTGACTCAGCAGTGAGTCGTTACTTTGGTTTTTTAGTAGCGTTTGTTTTGACAACTtgtattctgtttataatcagCTCTTACGCTGTTATTTTCCCTGAAATCATTCGCCATCGTAAGATGATCAGAGAACAGCAACAATCTGGATATGAAGTAGAACTGAGACGCAACGGAGAGGATCAGAAGGCGCTCCGAACCACTCTGTTTGTTGCTGGTACCCTTCTCCTTAGCTTTACCCCGATGGCGTTAACTCTTCTTCTCAAGCCAAAGACGGGCTACGATGGCATACACGACGTGCTTTTACCATGGGCTCGTACCGCTGCCATGCTTAACTCTTTGCTGAACCCGCTGATTTATTGTTGGCGCCAAGACCCACTAAGAGCTTTCTTTTTTAGTATACTTCCTTGCACCAATGTGCCAAACGCCTAA
- the LOC140943434 gene encoding uncharacterized protein isoform X3 — MSHDFPSTQGDFAGLGQESHSSSHLQFLEVHIKPEPRMNEGSEDFDVDYMMEKPIEFVNGNGTVTEEQERRRIRRERNKVAASKCRKKRKEHVKTLVEASEELENQNNDLQGQISKLQAEIKQLEFMLDSHSCSKYSHSQQEDEEYGLNTT; from the exons ATGTCTCATGATTTTCCATCAACGCAAGGAGACTTCGCTGGCTTGGGGCAAGAAAGTCATTCATCGTCACATTTACAGTTTTTGGAGGTGCACATAAAGCCTGAGCCGAGAATGAACGAGGGCTCGGAAGACTTCGATGTGGACTACATGATGGAGAAGCCGATTGAATTTGTGAATGGAAACGGGACG GTGACAGAAGAACAAGAACGGCGACGGATACGAAGGGAAAGAAACAAAGTTGCCGCGTCTAAATGCCGCAAGAAGAGGAAAGAACATGTCAAAACACTGGTTGAA GCTTCTGAGGAGCTTGAAAATCAAAACAACGACCTTCAGGGACAGATCAGCAAGCTACAGGCAGAAATCAAACAACTGGAATTCATGCTTGACTCACACAGCTGCTCCAAATACTCCCATAGTCAACAGGAAGACGAGGAATATGGATTGAACACAACTTAG
- the LOC140944954 gene encoding uncharacterized protein isoform X1, which produces MLMRHLPLPLPMDTNSSDERNILSGGTTMPVPYHLDESDSDSIVSSEDATSYTELMNGPMTNSGAKEEVKLGLRKAIKTRRAAQGLEGLPVIEEKRPKIETLSFEEEERRRIRRERNKVAAFKCRQRRKEHMQKLQDESDELDNENSALETELAALKAQRDQLESMLRKHKCLVNSSSNESASLEQLTDVKSPHACSTEVKPTTPTSSAADSVKA; this is translated from the exons ATGTTGATGCGCCACTTGCCTCTGCCATTGCCTATGGACACAAACTCAAGCGACGAAAGAAATATTTTGTCTGGAGGAACTACAATGCCAGTTCCTTACCATTTGGATGAATCGGATAGCGACTCGATT GTTTCAAGCGAAGATGCGACAAGTTACACGGAGCTTATGAATGGTCCAATGACTAACAGTGGGGCAAAAGAAGAAGTCAAATTAGGACTCAGAAAAGCAATCAAGACTCGGCGAGCAGCGCAGGGCTTAGAAGGGCTGCCTGTCATTGAAGAAAAAAGACCGAAAATCGAGACG ctttcttttgaagaagAAGAGAGGAGGCGAATTAGACGGGAAAGGAACAAGGTAGCGGCTTTTAAATGCAGGCAGCGAAGGAAAGAACACATGCAGAAACTACAAGAC GAAAGTGATGAGTTAGACAATGAAAACAGTGCTCTAGAAACAGAGCTGGCAGCACTTAAAGCTCAGAGAGATCAACTAGAAAGCATGCTAAGGAAGCATAAATGCCTAGTCAACTCTTCGTCAAATGAATCTGCCTCGTTGGAACAGCTAACTGATGTTAAGTCACCCCATGCGTGCTCAACAGAAGTGAAGCCAACAACTCCCACAAGTTCGGCTGCGGATTCTGTGAAAGCTTAA